The following are encoded together in the Tripterygium wilfordii isolate XIE 37 chromosome 3, ASM1340144v1, whole genome shotgun sequence genome:
- the LOC119987469 gene encoding pentatricopeptide repeat-containing protein At5g42450, mitochondrial: MKLIVCRFRHSLLIHREACTLACNNLAETPKATHGRHYEEATAKSHARQMFDSMPELNVLSATTLISRSARLQNYDDAIYLFSRMFELNIRPNEFTFGTVIHSSTVLGDLYLGRQFHACAMKMGLHPVVFVGSAVSDMYVKLGSLMEARRSFQDIHNPNVVSYTTLMSGYLKKERFGDALQIFQEMPERNVVSWNAIIGGYSQMGQNEDAVNLFIEMLRQGMTPNESTFSCIFSAAANIAALGIGRSFHGCAIKILGKLDVFSANSLISFYAKCGSMEDSLLVFNKLPDKNIVSWNSVICGCAQNGRGDEAVDLFEKMLVAGIRPNSVTLLGLLWACNHVGLVDKGYSYFNQARLKNPSLLKPEHYACMVDLLSRSARFREAEKFLHDLPFDPGIGFWKALLGGCQIHSNMVLGELAVRKILSLDPEDVSSYVMLSNAHSAAGRWQNVSMIRKEMKDKQMKRVPGCSWIEIRSIIHIFVTADQSHRQKDQIYMVLDLFSEHVRNGENVNF, translated from the coding sequence ATGAAGTTGATCGTATGCAGATTTCGCCATTCTCTGCTCATACACAGAGAAGCCTGCACTTTAGCGTGTAACAATCTAGCAGAAACCCCGAAAGCTACTCATGGACGCCACTACGAAGAAGCAACTGCAAAGTCACATGCTCGTCAAATGTTCGACAGTATGCCTGAACTGAATGTGCTGTCCGCAACTACACTAATTAGCCGCTCCGCTCGCCTGCAGAATTACGATGATGCCATTTATCTGTTTTCGAGAATGTTCGAGTTAAATATTAGACCCAATGAGTTTACATTTGGCACTGTCATTCACTCTTCGACTGTGCTGGGAGATCTTTATTTGGGGAGGCAGTTCCATGCTTGCGCAATGAAGATGGGCCTGCACCCTGTTGTCTTTGTGGGCAGTGCGGTTTCTGATATGTATGTCAAGTTGGGTTCTCTTATGGAAGCTCGAAGATCCTTTCAGGACATTCACAACCCAAATGTCGTGTCGTACACAACTTTAATGTCTGGTTACTTGAAGAAAGAGAGGTTTGGCGACGCGCTTCAGATTTTCCAAGAGATGCCAGAGAGAAATGTTGTTTCTTGGAATGCAATAATCGGGGGTTATAGCCAAATGGGTCAAAATGAAGATGCTGTCAATCTTTTTATTGAGATGCTGAGACAAGGTATGACGCCTAACGAATCtacattttcttgtatttttagtGCAGCTGCCAATATAGCGGCACTTGGAATAGGAAGGAGTTTTCATGGATGTGCTATTAAGATCCTGGGTAAGCTTGATGTGTTTAGTGCCAATTCTCTTATTAGCTTCTATGCAAAATGTGGAAGCATGGAAGATAGTCTTTTGGTCTTCAATAAGCTTCCTGATAAAAATATTGTTTCTTGGAATTCTGTAATTTGTGGGTGTGCTCAAAATGGAAGAGGAGATGAGGCGGTGGATTTATTCGAGAAAATGTTAGTTGCAGGTATTAGACCTAACAGTGTTACCCTTCTTGGCCTATTATGGGCTTGTAATCATGTTGGTCTAGTCGACAAGGGCTATTCGTATTTCAATCAAGCAAGACTCAAGAACCCCAGCTTGTTAAAACCTGAACATTACGCTTGTATGGTTGATTTACTGTCTCGATCCGCGCGTTTCAGAGAAGCTGAGAAGTTTCTTCATGACCTGCCATTTGATCCAGGAATTGGGTTTTGGAAGGCATTGCTTGGAGGGTGTCAGATCCACTCAAATATGGTTTTGGGGGAGCTAGCAGTCAGGAAGATCCTGTCTTTGGATCCTGAAGATGTGTCATCATATGTAATGCTGTCGAATGCACATTCTGCAGCAGGTAGATGGCAGAATGTGTCAATGATAAGGAAGGAGATGAAAGATAAGCAAATGAAGAGGGTTCCGGGGTGCAGTTGGATTGAGATCAGAAGCATAATTCATATATTTGTCACTGCTGACCAGAGTCATCGACAGAAGGACCAGATTTATATGGTTTTGGACCTTTTCTCTGAGCATGTAAGAAATGGAGAAAATGTCAATTTCTGA
- the LOC119995721 gene encoding protein SLOW GREEN 1, chloroplastic produces MDSLARLHCRHQPLHLSLNNRPTSFPKSISSLSFRTPPSSSSSSMSSSPIKLSLRGSSSSTPSSSNPLYQTPKFSKPSILKTAGLAVAAAAALFFMRLQHKPAIAAPVATPTVETSNVSTQDNVPYEEQERALQEQLNRQPDDIEALRSLMEVKIKSRKLSEAIQIVDRLIELEPYDEEWPLLKAHIFSYSGDHEEARKGFEEILAKDPFRVEAYHGLVIACSETGGSLDQVLKRIEVAMDKCKKEKTNSELTDFKLLLAQIKVIEGNYSDALKLYEQLVKDEPRDFRPYLCQGIIYTLLRKKDEAEKQFEKFRRLVPQNHPYREYFFDNMFATKFFSEKVEREEAGLKS; encoded by the coding sequence ATGGATTCTCTAGCTAGACTCCACTGCCGTCACCAACCTCTTCACCTCTCACTCAATAACCGCCCTACATCGTTTCCTAAATCCATTTCTTCACTCTCCTTCCGAACTccaccatcttcttcttcttcttcaatgtcATCCTCACCGATCAAGCTTTCTCTACGAGGCTCGTCCTCATCAACACCGTCCTCTTCCAATCCACTCTATCAAACCCCCAAATTTTCTAAACCCTCCATCCTCAAGACAGCTGGACTCGCTGTCGCCGCAGCAGCTGCGTTATTCTTCATGCGCCTCCAACACAAGCCCGCAATCGCTGCCCCGGTTGCTACACCCACGGTGGAGACCTCCAATGTGTCCACCCAGGATAACGTTCCCTACGAGGAGCAAGAGCGAGCCCTCCAAGAGCAGTTGAATCGCCAGCCCGACGACATCGAAGCTCTACGCTCCCTTATGGAAGTTAAAATAAAGTCTCGGAAGCTTTCTGAAGCAATTCAGATTGTGGACCGCTTGATCGAGCTCGAGCCTTATGACGAGGAGTGGCCGCTGCTGAAAGCTCACATATTTAGCTACAGTGGAGATCACGAAGAGGCCAGAAAAGGGTTTGAGGAGATATTAGCCAAAGACCCATTTCGTGTGGAGGCTTATCACGGCCTGGTGATAGCTTGTTCGGAAACTGGTGGTTCACTGGACCAAGTATTGAAGAGAATCGAGGTAGCAATGGACAAGTGCAAGAAGGAGAAGACGAATTCGGAATTGACGGATTTCAAGCTCTTGCTTGCTCAAATTAAGGTTATTGAGGGGAACTATTCGGATGCCTTAAAGTTGTATGAGCAGCTGGTAAAGGATGAACCAAGGGATTTCAGGCCCTATCTGTGTCAGGGTATCATATACACTCTGTTAAGAAAGAAAGATGAAGCAGAGAAACAGTTTGAGAAGTTCCGAAGGCTTGTGCCCCAGAATCATCCTTACAGGGAATATTTCTTCGACAACATGTTTGCCACAAAGTTTTTCTCCGAAAAGGTAGAGAGGGAGGAGGCAGGTTTGAAGAGCTAA
- the LOC119989944 gene encoding uncharacterized protein LOC119989944: MSGVLESKRRSPSVIARLMGVDGLPPQQSTHKQNRTSGTYEQREASVEGAQRSDSWRSFRKTSKEEQEFKDVYEVLDSSNKESSCHSSRGASNSKLSEADMAFVRQKFMDAKRLATDEKLQDSQEFHDAIELLVSNKDLLLKFLQQPNSLFTKHLHDLQGSSPPRMTPQFHCGRISAMKSSHDRVNENIDLGCKTERKATRKSRSKSAQKHRDGFLGKPCNTSTAINMLKSSKVCLEGNDDSTKLPARIVVLKPNLGNIQNSARTAGSPRFPHAFLQDCSSNIELTTINNRDSELWAKKTLPDVMGRWRHESREISRKMKTDDSRFKTKGYAGDESSPNTSENESAYESGVRTLIARPINSSARRSSSSRSTKSSVSQEARRRLSERWKLTHNSQELGLSRRGSTLAEMLASPDCEEMPANLDTIIGEEGFSGSDRLEEWVEPLGISSRDGWKVASMTSLSSSRLRSLHAPSISFGSPKTPEAVVHRQSFRSDRYLMPKKPLNRERDKVVRDNFDQRDWSASRKSRSNVKKSQVSSSTLKESNDTAPCVNMCEYESKGHFRDDASFECDCVDSDKPISFVGDENYVHNHVVNVEIENKTWLLNILAKRC, from the coding sequence ATGTCAGGAGTACTTGAATCAAAAAGACGGTCACCTAGTGTTATTGCTAGATTGATGGGTGTTGATGGTCTTCCACCTCAGCAGTCTACTCATAAACAAAATAGGACCTCTGGGACTTATGAACAAAGGGAAGCTTCAGTAGAAGGAGCTCAAAGAAGCGACAGCTGGAGGTCATTTAGGAAGACCTCAAAGGAGGAGCAGGAATTTAAAGATGTATACGAAGTTCTAGACTCATCAAACAAGGAGAGCAGTTGTCACTCATCACGGGGTGCTTCAAACTCAAAGCTCTCCGAGGCTGACATGGCATTTGTTCGCCAGAAGTTCATGGATGCTAAACGCCTTGCAACTGATGAAAAACTTCAGGATTCACAGGAGTTTCATGATGCAATTGAGCTGCTTGTGTCAAACAAGGATCTCCTTCTGAAATTTCTTCAACAACCAAATTCATTGTTTACAAAGCATCTGCATGATTTGCAAGGCTCCTCTCCTCCTCGTATGACTCCTCAATTTCATTGTGGTCGCATATCAGCTATGAAATCGTCACATGACCGGGTAAATGAAAACATTGATCTGGGCtgcaaaacagagagaaaagcTACAAGAAAGAGTCGATCTAAATCTGCTCAGAAGCATCGTGATGGTTTCCTTGGTAAACCTTGCAATACAAGTACTGCTATTAATATGCTTAAATCATCAAAAGTTTGTTTAGAAGGAAATGATGACTCTACTAAACTTCCAGCAAGGATTGTTGTTTTGAAGCCAAACCTAGGGAATATACAGAATTCTGCTAGAACTGCTGGGTCACCTCGTTTTCCTCATGCTTTTCTTCAAGATTGTAGTTCAAACATTGAACTCACGACCATCAATAACAGAGACTCTGAATTGTGGGCAAAGAAAACCTTACCTGATGTCATGGGCCGTTGGAGGCACGAGTCTAGAGAAATCTCCAGAAAGATGAAAACTGATGATTCGAGGTTCAAAACTAAAGGATATGCTGGAGATGAGAGTTCTCCCAACACATCTGAGAATGAATCTGCATATGAATCAGGAGTGAGAACATTGATCGCCAGACCCATCAATTCAAGTGCCAGGAGGTCTTCATCGTCCCGTTCGACCAAATCATCTGTCAGCCAGGAAGCCAGGAGGAGACTGTCTGAGAGGTGGAAATTGACTCATAATTCTCAAGAATTAGGATTGAGTAGAAGGGGTAGCACACTGGCTGAGATGCTTGCTAGTCCTGATTGTGAAGAAATGCCAGCAAATTTGGATACAATTATCGGTGAAGAAGGATTCAGTGGCAGTGATAGGCTGGAAGAGTGGGTTGAACCTTTGGGTATTAGCAGTAGGGATGGCTGGAAGGTTGCATCTATGACTAGTCTATCAAGTTCTAGATTAAGATCCCTTCATGCTCCATCTATTTCTTTTGGAAGCCCCAAGACACCTGAGGCAGTAGTGCACCGTCAATCTTTCCGTAGTGACAGGTATTTGATGCCGAAGAAGCCCTTGAATCGGGAAAGAGACAAGGTAGTACGAGATAATTTTGATCAGAGAGATTGGTCAGCTTCTAGAAAGTCAAGATCCAATGTGAAGAAATCTCAAGTTTCTTCCTCCACTTTGAAGGAGAGTAATGACACTGCTCCTTGTGTGAATATGTGTGAATATGAATCAAAAGGCCATTTCAGGGACGATGCCTCATTTGAATGTGATTGTGTGGATTCTGACAAACCAATTAGTTTTGTTGGAGATGAAAATTATGTTCATAATCATGTAGTGAATGtggaaatagaaaataaaacatggcTTCTCAACATCCTAGCCAAGAGATGCTGA
- the LOC119989960 gene encoding UDP-glucuronic acid decarboxylase 1, protein MKQLHKQSSIRRDEELPSSQKSPYSPKAFKPRSLPRSINYLFREQRLLFILVGVLIGSTFFILQPTLSRLGTADPSPTNRATIPRSYDQRRLDSAVYQSRSSAKLVGRVPVAIGRRRLRIVVTGGAGFVGSHLVDKIIDRGDEVIVIDNFFTGRKDNLVHQFSNPRFELIRHDVVEPILLEVDQIYHLACPASPVHYKYNPVKTIKTNVMGTLNMLGLAKRVGAKFLLTSTSEVYGDPLEHPQKETYWGNVNPIGERSCYDEGKRTAETLAMDYHRGAGVEVRIARIFNTYGPRMCLDDGRVVSNFVAQAIRKLPLTVYGDGKQTRSFQYVSDLVEGLVALMEGEHVGPFNLGNPGEFTMLELAEVVKETIDSSAAIEFRPNTADDPHKRKPDISKAKELLNWEPKVSLREGLPVMVSDFRNRILNEDEGKGL, encoded by the exons ATGAAGCAGCTTCACAAGCAATCAAGCATCAGAAGGGACGAGGAGCTCCCCAGCTCCCAGAAGTCCCCATATTCTCCCAAGGCCTTCAAACCCAGATCCCTACCCAGATCCATCAACTACCTCTTCAGAGAACAACGCCTCTTATTCATTCTCGTCGGGGTTCTCATTGGCTCCACCTTCTTCATCCTCCAGCCTACTCTCTCTCGCCTCGGCACCGCCGACCCATCTCCCACCAATCGCGCCACCATCCCTAGATCCTACGACCAACGCCGCCTTGACTCCGCCGTCTATCAGAGCCGATCTTCCGCCAAGCTGGTTGGACGCGTACCGGTGGCGATCGGGCGCCGGAGGCTCAGGATTGTTGTCACTGGTGGTGCTGGATTTGTTGGGAGCCATCTTGTGGATAAGATTATCGATCGTGGCGACGAGGTTATTGTTATTGACAATTTCTTCACTGGGAGGAAGGACAATTTGGTGCACCAATTCTCGAATCCAAGGTTTGAGCTCATCCGCCACGATGTGGTGGAGCCGATTCTCCTGGAGGTGGATCAGATCTATCACTTGGCTTGCCCAGCTTCTCCGGTCCATTACAAGTACAACCCCGTCAAGACGATC AAGACAAATGTGATGGGTACTCTTAATATGTTGGGCCTCGCAAAGAGGGTTGGGGCAAAGTTTCTGCTCACGAGTACCAGTGAGGTATATGGTGACCCTCTTGAGCATCCACAGAAGGAGACTTATTGGGGAAATGTTAATCCAATAG GTGAAAGGAGCTGCTATGATGAAGGAAAGCGGACAGCAGAGACCTTAGCCATGGATTATCACCGAGGTGCAGGTGTTGAG GTGCGGATTGCTCGCATCTTTAATACATATGGGCCTCGCATGTGTTTGGATGATGGACGTGTTGTTAGCAATTTTGTTGCTCAG GCCATTCGCAAACTGCCCTTAACTGTGTATGGTGATGGGAAACAAACTCGGAGCTTTCAATATGTTTCTGACCTG GTTGAAGGACTAGTGGCTCTAATGGAAGGTGAGCATGTGGGTCCTTTCAACCTTGGTAATCCCGGAGAGTTCACCATGCTAGAACTTGCTGAG GTGGTCAAAGAAACAATTGATTCGAGTGCAGCCATAGAATTCAGGCCAAATACTGCTGATGATCCACATAAAAGGAAACCAGATATTAGCAAAGCGAAGGAGTTGCTTAACTGGGAGCCAAAAGTTTCTCTGAGAGAGGGATTGCCTGTCATGGTGAGTGATTTCCGCAATCGAATTTTGAATGAAGATGAAGGAAAAGGGCTGTGA
- the LOC119995211 gene encoding exocyst complex component EXO70H1-like, whose protein sequence is MPRKGMRILCFPSKSPSRASSLSPATPPPPRINFSDSMIDQSIAAAASIISKWNPETSPYANVTSLFYQNKTEAMLFLKRVNDLQKAMHLLPSQDSRLLQAHTLMQIAMKRLQKEFYQILSMNRAHLDPESVSSRASTRSSTSDYEDDDDLLATTGYSISEVEQVSSIAMADLRSISDCMISSGYAKECISIYKIIRKSIVDEAIYRLGIDRITSSKINKMDSKTLELRTKNWLEAVKISMTSLFNGERILCDHVFAASDSIKESCFAEISGHGGTILFGFPEIVARSKKSSHENKIFHLLDMYTAIAQNWPEIESIFSFESTSAVRSQAVTSLIKLGESVRALLSDFEVSIQKDSSKLQVPGGGVHPLTVYAMNYLCLLADYSTVLPDILTNWHPPAKSSLPESYFDSPESDDSTAPAISLRFEWLILVLVCKLDGKAKHYKEVSLSYLFLANNLQHVVSRVRTSNISYLLGEDWIAKHEAKVRQFAANYERLAWGKVMETLPENPTTTVSPEEAKGHFKRFNLCFQEASRKQSLCVVPDPRLRDEIKLSLARKLVQVYREFYDTHEQRKQPGSFVRFAPEDILNHLSDLFLGESVGVDSSSSSSTSLSNPRHRV, encoded by the coding sequence ATGCCAAGGAAAGGGATGAGGATCCTTTGCTTCCCCTCCAAGTCACCATCCAGAGCCTCCTCCCTCTCCCCTgcaactcctcctcctccgcgCATTAACTTCTCAGACTCCATGATCGACCAAAGCATCGCGGCTGCCGCTTCCATCATATCTAAATGGAACCCTGAGACCTCCCCCTACGCCAACGTCACCTCTCTATTCTACCAGAACAAGACAGAGGCCATGCTCTTCTTGAAGCGCGTCAACGACCTACAGAAGGCCATGCATTTGTTACCCTCCCAGGATTCCAGACTCCTCCAAGCTCACACCTTAATGCAGATCGCCATGAAGCGACTGCAGAAGGAGTTCTACCAGATTCTCTCTATGAATCGTGCTCACTTGGACCCCGAATCCGTCTCCTCACGTGCGTCCACCAGGTCCAGCACCTCCGattatgaagatgatgatgacctTCTCGCCACCACCGGTTATTCTATCTCCGAAGTGGAACAGGTGTCCTCTATTGCCATGGCGGATTTGAGATCAATTTCCGACTGCATGATCTCCTCGGGTTATGCCAAAGAGTGTATAAGCATCTACAAAATCATCCGCAAGTCGATCGTGGATGAAGCCATTTACCGGCTAGGCATCGACCGAATTACCTCTTCCAAGATCAACAAAATGGACTCGAAGACCTTAGAATTGAGAACCAAGAACTGGTTGGAGGCCGTGAAGATCTCAATGACTAGTCTTTTTAACGGAGAGAGAATCCTTTGCGATCATGTCTTCGCCGCCTCAGATTCCATTAAAGAATCGTGCTTTGCTGAAATATCTGGACATGGAGGGACGATTTTGTTTGGCTTTCCGGAGATTGTTGCTAGATCCAAGAAATCTTCAcacgaaaataaaatattccaCTTGCTTGATATGTACACTGCAATAGCCCAGAACTGGCCGGAGATTGAATCGATCTTCTCCTTTGAATCAACCTCGGCTGTCCGATCACAGGCAGTAACTTCACTAATCAAGCTTGGAGAGTCGGTTCGTGCATTGCTATCCGATTTCGAAGTAAGTATCCAAAAGGACTCGTCCAAGTTGCAGGTTCCCGGCGGTGGAGTCCATCCCCTCACTGTCTATGCCATGAACTACCTCTGTCTCCTCGCGGATTACAGTACTGTCCTACCCGACATCCTCACCAACTGGCATCCCCCAGCCAAATCATCCTTGCCGGAATCCTACTTTGACAGTCCAGAATCCGATGACTCTACAGCGCCGGCGATCTCCTTGCGGTTCGAATGGCTAATTTTGGTCCTTGTGTGCAAGCTCGACGGCAAAGCGAAGCATTACAAGGAAGTCTCACTGTCGTATCTCTTCTTAGCAAACAATCTGCAGCATGTGGTCTCCAGAGTCCGCACCTCCAACATCTCCTACTTGCTCGGTGAAGACTGGATCGCCAAGCACGAGGCCAAGGTTAGACAGTTTGCGGCGAACTACGAGAGGCTGGCGTGGGGGAAGGTGATGGAGACACTGCCGGAGAATCCAACGACGACGGTATCTCCAGAGGAAGCCAAGGGGCATTTCAAGAGATTCAACCTGTGTTTCCAAGAAGCTAGCCGGAAGCAGAGTTTGTGCGTGGTACCGGACCCGAGACTGCGGGACGAGATCAAGCTGTCCCTAGCGAGAAAGCTGGTGCAGGTTTACAGAGAATTTTACGATACGCACGAGCAGAGGAAGCAGCCGGGGTCATTTGTCAGATTTGCCCCTGAAGACATACTGAATCACCTCTCGGATCTTTTCTTGGGGGAGTCGGTTGGGGTTGacagttcttcttcttcttcaacgtCTTTGTCCAATCCGCGGCACAGAGTTTag
- the LOC119985940 gene encoding ankyrin repeat-containing protein ITN1, translating into MGSIIEEGQERDLEKGLRVSSSPNTPASEQWQVASPASTPRATLVLSNSGKALLVSNSSKSLVVSNSGKRIDQSFKKKYVKQVTGRHNDTELHLAAQRGDVAAVRQILGEIDAQMVGTLSGADFDAEVAEIRSAVVNEVNELGETALFTAAEKGNLEVLQELLPYTTNEGIALKNRSGFNSLHIAASKGHQDIVQVLLDYDRGLIKTVGQSNATPLISAATRGHAAVVKELLSKDSSLLEISKSNGKNALHLAARQGYVEIVEALLEKDPQLARRTDKKGQTALHMAVKGLSCEVVKLLLGADAAIVMLPDKFGNTALHVATRKKRAEIVDELLRLPDTNVNALTRDHKTAFDIAEGLPLSAESSEIKDCLTRHGAVRANELNQPRDELRKTVTEIKKDINSQLEQTRKTNRNVNGIAKELRKLHREGINNATNSVTVVAVLFATVAFAAIFTVPGGDSDSGIAVVVSSLSFKIFFIFNAIALFTSLAVVVVQITIVRRETKSERRVVEVINKLMWLASVCTTVAFIASSYIVVGRHHKWAAILVTCIGGVIMAGVLGTMTYYVVKSKRLRKARKRQKYSRSGNNSFRRSDTESEVNPFYAI; encoded by the exons ATGGGTTCCATCATCGAAGAAG GGCAAGAGAGGGATCTGGAAAAGGGGCTGAGGGTGTCTTCCAGTCCAAACACGCCGGCGTCGGAGCAATGGCAGGTGGCTTCGCCCGCGTCGACGCCTAGGGCGACTCTGGTGCTCTCCAACTCAGGGAAGGCCCTGCTCGTCTCCAACTCCAGCAAGTCCCTCGTTGTCTCCAACTCCGGTAAGCGGATTGATCAGTCATTCAAGAAGAAGTACGTCAAGCAGGTCACCGGACGACACAATGACACCGAGCTCCACCTTGCTGCGCAGCGAGGAGATGTGGCCGCTGTCAGGCAAATTTTGGGCGAGATTGACGCCCAAATGGTCGGTACATTAAGCGGCGCTGACTTTGATGCTGAG GTGGCGGAGATTAGGTCGGCCGTGGTGAATGAGGTGAATGAGTTGGGAGAGACGGCTCTGTTTACCGCAGCTGAGAAGGGGAATCTTGAGGTGCTGCAGGAGCTGCTACCATACACCACCAACGAGGGCATTGCCTTGAAGAATCGATCCGGTTTTAATTCGTTGCATATTGCTGCTAGTAAAGGTCACCAAG ACATTGTCCAGGTGCTGCTTGACTATGACCGAGGGCTTATCAAAACAGTCGGCCAATCAAATGCAACCCCCCTTATATCTGCAGCTACAAGAGGACATGCAGCGGTAGTTAAAGAATTGTTGTCAAAAGATTCTAGCTTGTTGGAGATATCGAAGTCCAACGGAAAGAATGCATTACATCTAGCTGCTCGGCAGGGGTATGTAGAGATTGTTGAAGCATTGCTTGAGAAGGATCCACAACTGGCACGAAGAACCGATAAGAAAGGGCAGACTGCATTGCATATGGCGGTGAAAGGACTAAGCTGTGAAGTCGTAAAATTGCTGCTTGGGGCTGATGCAGCTATTGTCATGCTTCCAGACAAGTTTGGTAATACAGCATTACATGTAGCCACCCGGAAGAAGAGGGCAGAG ATAGTGGATGAACTGTTGCGCCTTCCGGACACTAATGTGAATGCACTAACAAGAGACCACAAAACAGCTTTTGACATAGCTGAAGGACTCCCGCTTTCTGCAGAGAGCTCGGAGATAAAGGACTGCTTGACTCGTCATGGTGCCGTCAGGGCAAATGAACTTAACCAGCCACGAGATGAGCTACGGAAAACTGTGACAGAGATTAAGAAAGACATTAACTCTCAACTGGAACAAACCCGTAAAACAAATAGAAATGTAAATGGGATCGCTAAGGAACTCCGGAAGCTCCATAGGGAAGGGATCAACAATGCTACCAACTCAGTCACTGTGGTTGCTGTGCTCTTTGCAACTGTTGCATTTGCAGCTATTTTTACGGTTCCTGGTGGTGATTCTGATAGTGGGATAGCAGTTGTGGTGAGCAGCTTGTCGTTCAAGATCTTCTTCATCTTTAATGCCATAGCATTGTTCACATCATTGGCTGTTGTGGTGGTACAGATCACAATTGTTAGACGAGAGACAAAATCGGAGAGGAGGGTTGTGGAGGTGATCAATAAATTGATGTGGTTGGCATCTGTATGCACCACCGTGGCATTCATCGCTTCATCCTATATAGTAGTTGGTAGGCATCACAAGTGGGCTGCGATTCTTGTTACCTGTATCGGGGGAGTTATAATGGCAGGAGTTCTTGGTACCATGACTTACTATGTTGTCAAGTCCAAAAGGCTTCGAAAAGCGAGGAAAAGACAGAAGTATTCTAGGAGTGGAAACAACTCATTTCGCCGTTCTGATACCGAGTCAGAAGTTAACCCATTTTATGCCATTTGA